In Carya illinoinensis cultivar Pawnee chromosome 7, C.illinoinensisPawnee_v1, whole genome shotgun sequence, the following are encoded in one genomic region:
- the LOC122315171 gene encoding uncharacterized protein LOC122315171, translating into MEDKLVWEWLCQRWASGAFKDDVTPNLVAFYKEKHWSRQKEKFINAIVEHNYNLVVEKLNEKDPDEEIEEVATSIFKDILGYKFGYAKGLAHSVIPNRFPSMQKNKAFVCLVKENEWNKTCAEMYKSKLDQIMGQMAAMRRNFSEYEK; encoded by the exons ATGGAGGACAAACTAGTTTGGGAGTGGCTATGTCAAAGGTGGGCTAGCGGTGCATTCaag GACGATGTGACACCGAATCTGGTCGCCTtctataaagaaaaacattggTCAAGGCAGAAAGAGAAATTTATCAATGCCATAGTTGAACACAATTAT AATCTGGTGGTGGAGAAGTTGAATGAGAAAGACCCAGATGAGGAAATTGAAGAAGTGGCTACGAGTATTTTCAAGGACATTTTAGGGTACAAATTTGGTTATGCAAAAGGGTTGGCGCATTCAGTCATTCCCAATCGCTTTCCTTCAATGCAGAAGAACAAAGCATTTGTGTGTTTGGTCAAGGAGAATGAATGGAACAAGACTTGTGCAGAAATGTACAAGTCTAAACTTGACCAAATAATGGGTCAAATGGCTGCTATGCGGAGAAATTTTTCTGAGTATGAGAAATGA